The Candidatus Binataceae bacterium genomic sequence CTTGCCCCCGGCGGATGGCGGCACGGTGATGCGCATCAGGCGGTAGCCGGTTGCCCAGAAGATACTGGTGCCGGTATTGGCGAGAGTCGTGAGCGAAACCGCCATCCGGTTGAGCACCTGGTTTATCTCCTTGCGGGCGATGATACCGGCCAGACGATGGCCGCGTTTGCCGCGGACGGTCTCCACCACCGGCAGTTCCTCCAGGTCTTCGGATTCCATCAGTTGCGCGGCCTCGTCGAGATTGGAGTCGGTCGTCACCACCGGACAGTTGCGCCGGCAGATATCGTAGGCGTTGACCAGCCCGATCACGTCGGCCTGGCTGCCCAGCGTCGCGACCAGGTCGTGCGTCACGATAAGGCCGACCAGTCCGCCCGCGTCGTCGACCACCGGCAGCGTTGTCTGCGCGGTGTCGCCCGCCGCCTGCAGAACTTCGGTGAGCGGCGCGTTGGAGCGCACGACCGCGGGCTCGTGCGACATCACGCTCTCGACTGGCACCTGCGTCAGCACCATACGTTCGCGTCCGATATCGAGCATCTTGCCCGCGCGCGCGAGCGGGTACGTGTCGATCGATTCCCGCTCGAGCGAACGCGCGACCACCAGCGCGCTGACCACCGCGATCATTGCGGGCAGCGCGATCTGGTAGTTCTCGGTCATGTCGAGGAGCAGGAACAGCGCGGTCAGCGGCGCATGCGTGACGCCGCAAAGAAACGTGCCCAGCCCGACCAGCGCGTAGGACCCGCGCGGCCCGGTGAGCTTGGGCAGTATCGAGGCGAGCGCGCGCTGAAACGTCGCCCCGGTCATCGTGCCGATAAAAAACGTCGGCCCGAAGACGCCGCCCGGCGCGCCGCATCCGAGCGACACACTGGAGGTGAAGAACTTGGCCGCGGCGAGCGCGAACGTCATTCGGATTCCGAAGTGCCCTTCCATCGCGCGGTTGATCGTCGGATAGCCGTCGGACAGATTCTGCGGCAGCGGTATCGCGATAAGGCCGACCACCACCAGGCCGAGCGCAAGGCGCGCCCACTGCGGTATCTTGAGTCTGCGGAAGGCCGCGCCGGTGGCATGGAAAAAATGGATGTAGGCCGCGCTTAGCGCGCCCAACAGCACGCCCATCACTGCGTACGATACCAGCTCCCAGTAGCTGCGCATGACGAACGCCGGCGGCTGAAAGACCGCACTGTCGCCGGTGAGCGCCCGCGAAAACACCACCGCGCTCACGGTCGCGACCAGAAGCAGCGTCAGGTTGTTCAGTTCGGTCTCGCCGAGCAGCACGATCTCCTGCGCGAACAGCACGCCGCCGACCGGAGCATTGAAGGTAGTGGCAATCGCGGCGCCCGCGCCGGCGGCGACCAGGACC encodes the following:
- a CDS encoding chloride channel protein → MRIPRSLSLRADELNYTLQILLAALVGVLAALGNLGFRALIEFFTWIFLGLEWFALGIERGGLHLGLVPVVLLSGGAGMIALNWMFPGDVLGYGFPNFLEMVNLGSARIKRRWIVLKAMGAALSLGCGASVGREGPIAQIGGAIGSAVAQVRRMPADRAKVLVAAGAGAAIATTFNAPVGGVLFAQEIVLLGETELNNLTLLLVATVSAVVFSRALTGDSAVFQPPAFVMRSYWELVSYAVMGVLLGALSAAYIHFFHATGAAFRRLKIPQWARLALGLVVVGLIAIPLPQNLSDGYPTINRAMEGHFGIRMTFALAAAKFFTSSVSLGCGAPGGVFGPTFFIGTMTGATFQRALASILPKLTGPRGSYALVGLGTFLCGVTHAPLTALFLLLDMTENYQIALPAMIAVVSALVVARSLERESIDTYPLARAGKMLDIGRERMVLTQVPVESVMSHEPAVVRSNAPLTEVLQAAGDTAQTTLPVVDDAGGLVGLIVTHDLVATLGSQADVIGLVNAYDICRRNCPVVTTDSNLDEAAQLMESEDLEELPVVETVRGKRGHRLAGIIARKEINQVLNRMAVSLTTLANTGTSIFWATGYRLMRITVPPSAGGKTMVELAPRARFGVSVLAVQKSGEGDDGFVPISPDRKLDSGDIIMAAGRPADLRRFMQELEGF